A region of the Mangifera indica cultivar Alphonso chromosome 10, CATAS_Mindica_2.1, whole genome shotgun sequence genome:
CCGATGTTGTTCTTgcatttatcttttattatcattcaATATAAGTTTTAACAGTTGTAAATCTACTTGCTGGCAAGGTTAAAGCGCTATGTGATGATTTGCGTGTCTTGGGAAAGCAAGATTTCAAGCATCTATTGAAGTAAGATAAGAAtgcttttatttgtttattgcaTAGTTGGATTTTAATGCCAAAGAAGGAGAAAAgcaataaaatgttttgatttgtgtGACGCATATAATAAATGTCATTAGTAGATAGACATTTATATTCTATCAAGCATTCTTTCTTATCataacaatatcattttttttttggcttgttTCTAATGTATATTCTGTCATGTAGGTGGCGTATGCACTTAAGAAAGGCCTTATCTCCTTCACAAAAGGTGGCCACACCAACTCTTAGTAATGTTGAAGTTGAGGATGAAGATGAGAGAGTACTCAATGAAATGGAGGAACTGACAAATGCTATGGAGCGCAGAAAGAAACGAGAAAAGAAGCTCCTTGCTAAAAAAAGGGCTAAGGTTGGTACCTTGTTGTGAACTTCTCCTCTGTTTttcacaaacacacacacaaatgTGCACATCTGAATAATGTTGAAGACATGATGCAAATTCTTTATTGTAAAGTTggacaaattcaaatattcaatgaTGAATGTGATTTGTTATATGTCAGTGAATCCATGTTGTCATGATGTAGCGTAATGCAGAAGTTATTTTGCATCTGAAATGAGTGCTCTTTGATGTGTGAAGGAACTCATAAGAATTTCACTAGATCATTCCACGTGTACATATACAGCAAGTGTGGTAAATAACAAATAACCGGAGGGATTATTCAAGACTGATTAGCAGACTAACTTTACATTGTTCCCTCGTTTTATCCAATTGAAATACCTCCAGtttgttgtttttcttaatttcaatgGACATCTTCTTTTTGTACTTGAACAGTACTTTAGCACAAGTAAATAATTTGGAAACTGTATAGGtttcaagtttcaaaaattgTGCATTTGATAAATATGGGTGGCACCATGGCAGGGTTTCTACTGAGGTTCAAGTGTACTCCTATGCTTCAGCAATTTCACTTTCttatattaaagaattttgGCAAATCATCTTTAAAATGGTTCATCAATTCAAGAAACTCCATAGCTAGGAATCTGTAATTTGTATCCTTTATCCTCAGGGTTTGGGATGAGTCATTACTTTCCCGAGAAATTGGGAATCAACTCTTCTTGAAGCTTCCAATGTGGATGTTATATCTAAAATAACTTTGAATGAACGTAGTTTTAACATTTCTGGTTTTTTGGTAACTTATTTAGTTTTGTGAATTTTAATTCATGGCATGCtacaattcattttcttcttttggtaTGCTTTTTTGACTTATTTTTCTGTAATTTGACTTTCCAGGATAAGGCACGGAAAGCTACTGGGATGCAAGTGGATGTTATGCAAGATGGTTACATTGATCATGAGTTATTTTCTCTATCTTCCATCAAAGTAGGTTTTTGCTTctgttcattttctttcttttgtatgATTGTCTTGTGAGTGGAGTCTGATTTTGCATTGGAAGTCAAACCCTTAGAATAATGAATAGTGTTATTTTCTACACTACCATGTTGGTGTTTGTTTGAACATTAGAGCCCTCTTGACCATTTTACTTTTTGATTCTCCTCTTGTGATTTAGCTGCTAGATAAGACAATTTCTCTTTGAAGGTAGCCTGAAAAAATTAGTCATTGATTTTGCCACAATTTTAAATTGTTGCCTTCCATATCCAACACAAAAAACACTGGCAGTGGTTCATTCTTCTTTAATCTTGATGGTTCTTTAGGGTAAGAAAGATCTTGTTGCTGTCAATTCCACTCAAtatgatgatggtgatgagaACGCTGATGCGGCAGAGAGTGAAGATGAAAGAATCAACAAGACAGCTAAAGATTACTCTTCCAGTGATGTGGACTCTGATGAAGAACGAAGAAGGTAAttcattttattctttcattaaAGTTTCTATCTACTTAGTAACTATTTGGTACAAGCATATGTCTCCGCAATTTAATGTTATTTCCTGGTGTTTAGATATGATGAACAATTGGATGAGATTCTTGATCAAGCTTATGAAAGTTATGTTGCCAAGAAAGGGGGAAGTACAAAGCAGCGGAAGCGTGCTAAACAAGCCTATGCCCAAGAGGACCAACTTATGGAGGTATGTTGCTATTGGAGTGTTCTAAATGTATGTCTGTATGCAGATTctattgtttgtttgttttcccCCTTTTTCCTTTTGCTATTATGTTCTCCTTTGATTTTGAGAATAAAATCTTTAGTTGCCCTTGAGGCTTAGCATCCTATGTCACTGATTCTCTCAAGGATTTTGGAGTGTTCAAATCTTCTTTTCTCCACTCTTGTGGAACTAAATTCATCATACCATGGGCGGATGATTTACTGAATATGGGACCTGCTGTTATTGCTTGTGTGTTGATTAGGAATGGCATATTTTTTAGGCATAATACTTTGGTGATTACATATTCATCTCTTCATTTTGGATGGTCAGGATGATGGCGATGAAATCGGTCAGACTGATTATGATTCGGACAAAGATCAGGATGATCATGATGCAAATCCTCTAATGGTACCACTAGATGAGGGTATGCCAACACAAGAGGAAATTATGAATAAGTGGTTTAGTCAGGACATTTTTGCTGAAGCTGCAGAGGAGGGAGATTTAGAGAAATCTGACAGCGACAATGAAATGCAGATAGCTAGGCCAAAGGAAAAACATGCCATCCCACAAAAGGCCAAGGATAAGCTAGCAAATGATACTGCAGGTCCCAATAATGCTCGTTTTGAATCATCCAAGGGGGAAGACGATTTTGAGATAGTCCCTGCTCCTGCTACTGATTCAAGTGATGACTCGTCCTCTGATGAGTCAGAGGATGAAGATGTTGACACAAAAGCTGAGATATTGGCTTGTGCAAAGAAGATGCTGAGGAAAAAACAAAGGGAGCAGATGCTTGATGATGCTTACAATAAGTACATGTTTGACGATGAGGGCTTGCCTGAATGGTTTTTGGATGAGGAACGGAGGCATCGCCAAGCAATTAAACCCGTTACCAAGGAGGAGATTGCTGCAATGAGAGCACAGTTCAAAGAAATTGATGCTCGGCCTGCTAAGAAGGTGGCTGAGGCTAAAGCCCGAAAGAAGCGGGTTGCCATGAGGAAGCTTGAGAAGATTCGCAAGAAGGCAAACATTATATCAGATCAGACGGACATTTCTGATCGATCAAAGAGTAAACAAATTGAACAATTATACAAGAAAGCTGCGCCCAAAAGACCTCAAAAGGAATATGTAGTTGCAAAGAAAGGAGTTCAAGTCAAGGCTG
Encoded here:
- the LOC123228016 gene encoding pre-rRNA 2'-O-ribose RNA methyltransferase encodes the protein MGKVKGKHRLDKYYRLAKEHGYRSRASWKLVQLDTKFSFLRSSHAVLDLCAAPGGWMQVAVQRVPVGSLVLGLDLVPIAPIRGAISLEQDITKPECRSRVKKVMEERGVRAFDLVLHDGSPNVGGAWAQEAMSQNALVIDSVKLATQFLAPKGTFVTKVFRSQDYSSVLYCLKQLFEKVEVDKPAASRSASAEIYVLGLRYKAPAKIDPRLLDVKHLFQGSIEPQRKVVDVLRGTKQKRHRDGYEDGESIVRKVSSASDFIWSNNPLEILGSVTSISFEDPSCLVIKDHELTTEEVKALCDDLRVLGKQDFKHLLKWRMHLRKALSPSQKVATPTLSNVEVEDEDERVLNEMEELTNAMERRKKREKKLLAKKRAKDKARKATGMQVDVMQDGYIDHELFSLSSIKGKKDLVAVNSTQYDDGDENADAAESEDERINKTAKDYSSSDVDSDEERRRYDEQLDEILDQAYESYVAKKGGSTKQRKRAKQAYAQEDQLMEDDGDEIGQTDYDSDKDQDDHDANPLMVPLDEGMPTQEEIMNKWFSQDIFAEAAEEGDLEKSDSDNEMQIARPKEKHAIPQKAKDKLANDTAGPNNARFESSKGEDDFEIVPAPATDSSDDSSSDESEDEDVDTKAEILACAKKMLRKKQREQMLDDAYNKYMFDDEGLPEWFLDEERRHRQAIKPVTKEEIAAMRAQFKEIDARPAKKVAEAKARKKRVAMRKLEKIRKKANIISDQTDISDRSKSKQIEQLYKKAAPKRPQKEYVVAKKGVQVKAGKGKVLVDRRMKKDARTRGSGKGGKGGSKKGKNAKAQKGKGSVNASGKKARKGNK